A single genomic interval of Streptomyces sp. NBC_00663 harbors:
- a CDS encoding sensor histidine kinase, translating into MRTPRRTPTTGSESPSAAPARGRRAHAGQPADEGQDEPLGAAPDDPPTRAEGWRIRPRTVRAKIVCLLMVPVVSLLALWAYATVSTAQDVSRLRQLQRVDSEIRTPVAAAVAALQAEREAAVGYATDPADNRAGDLKSLAERTDQAVAELRLGEGNTVAESEELPAGVAQRLEAFVSGAEDLRSLRTAVLDRRSGWDETYGRYTRTITKAFAVGGALTGIQDAQLGSDARVLLEFSRAGEALAQEDVVLSSARLAGRLDGQRLRLFTGAVDTRRALTESAVADLRGSERAAWQALADGGDYGAVAAVEDRVLASRAGTSAIASAPEAIWTKAHTRVQGGMRTIEADAGRGVADRADPFTRGLLTPAGAAVLFGLAAVAASLVISVRIGRGLVVELVSLRNSALEIARRKLPEAMRKLRAGEEIDVRAEAPPGPPAEDETGQVAEALGTVHRAALRAAVERAELASGISGVFVNLARRSQVLVHRQLSLLDSMERRSEDPGELSDLFRLDHLTTRMRRHAESLIILSGAAPGRAWRMPVSLTNVVRAAVSEVEDYARVEVRQLPEASVVGGAVADLTHLLAEIVENAAQFSPPHTRVRVTGEPVGNGYAIEVEDRGLGMGQETLAEANRRIEQSEALDLFDSDRLGLFVVSRLAARHGIKVHLRTSPYGGTTAVVLLPTALLHSGAEERSPRRTADPEREYARVPAAVRLQESVHASVDRPALVAPAPTVAENTATARAESTATARAEAASDTPPPGVATLRLHRPPEDTPAPEADTSDDLPRRVRQANLAPQLRAPRTEESEPQPGPRGEDRRTPELVRDRMAAYRDGWARGGGRRPGRGAAPEPRAARDSSEGDPA; encoded by the coding sequence ATGCGAACTCCCCGTAGGACCCCCACGACCGGCTCCGAGTCACCATCCGCAGCCCCGGCCCGCGGCCGCCGCGCCCACGCCGGACAACCGGCCGACGAAGGCCAGGACGAGCCGCTGGGTGCCGCCCCCGACGACCCGCCCACGCGCGCGGAAGGCTGGCGGATACGCCCGCGCACCGTACGCGCCAAGATCGTCTGCCTGTTGATGGTGCCGGTCGTCTCCCTGCTGGCCCTGTGGGCGTACGCCACCGTCAGCACCGCCCAGGACGTCTCCCGGCTGAGGCAGTTGCAGCGCGTCGACTCCGAGATCCGCACGCCCGTGGCGGCGGCCGTCGCCGCCCTCCAGGCCGAGCGCGAGGCGGCGGTCGGCTATGCCACCGACCCGGCCGACAACCGCGCCGGCGACCTCAAGTCCCTCGCGGAACGCACCGACCAAGCCGTCGCCGAACTGCGGCTCGGCGAGGGCAACACCGTCGCCGAGAGCGAGGAACTGCCGGCCGGGGTGGCCCAGCGCCTTGAGGCCTTCGTCAGCGGCGCCGAGGATCTGCGCTCCCTGCGGACCGCGGTCCTCGACCGCCGGAGCGGCTGGGACGAGACCTACGGGCGGTACACGCGCACCATCACGAAGGCCTTCGCCGTCGGCGGCGCCCTCACCGGCATCCAGGACGCCCAACTCGGCTCCGACGCGCGCGTGCTGCTGGAGTTCTCCCGCGCGGGCGAGGCTTTGGCCCAGGAGGACGTGGTGCTCTCCAGCGCCCGGCTCGCCGGACGCCTGGACGGACAGCGGCTGCGACTGTTCACCGGGGCCGTCGACACCCGCCGCGCGCTCACCGAGTCCGCCGTCGCCGATCTGCGCGGCTCCGAACGCGCCGCCTGGCAGGCCCTCGCCGACGGTGGCGACTACGGCGCCGTCGCCGCCGTCGAGGACAGGGTCCTCGCGAGCCGGGCGGGCACCTCCGCGATCGCCTCGGCACCCGAGGCCATCTGGACCAAGGCACACACGCGCGTGCAGGGCGGGATGCGGACCATCGAGGCGGACGCCGGACGCGGGGTCGCGGACCGGGCCGACCCGTTCACCCGTGGTCTGCTCACCCCGGCGGGCGCCGCCGTGCTGTTCGGCCTCGCCGCCGTCGCCGCCTCCCTGGTCATCTCCGTCCGCATCGGACGAGGGCTCGTCGTCGAGCTGGTGAGCCTGCGCAACAGCGCCCTGGAGATCGCCCGGCGCAAACTCCCCGAGGCCATGCGGAAACTGCGCGCCGGGGAGGAGATCGACGTCCGGGCGGAGGCTCCGCCGGGGCCGCCCGCCGAGGACGAGACGGGGCAGGTCGCCGAGGCCCTCGGCACCGTGCACCGCGCCGCTCTGCGGGCCGCCGTGGAGCGTGCCGAACTCGCCAGTGGCATCTCCGGGGTGTTCGTCAACCTCGCCCGGCGCAGTCAGGTGCTGGTCCACCGTCAACTCAGCCTCCTGGACAGCATGGAACGCCGCTCCGAGGACCCCGGCGAGCTGAGCGACCTCTTCCGCCTCGACCACCTCACCACCCGTATGCGACGGCACGCGGAGAGCCTGATCATCCTCTCCGGGGCCGCACCCGGCCGCGCCTGGCGCATGCCCGTCTCCCTGACCAACGTGGTCCGCGCGGCCGTCTCGGAGGTCGAGGACTACGCGCGCGTGGAGGTACGACAGCTCCCCGAGGCATCCGTCGTGGGCGGTGCCGTCGCCGACCTCACCCACCTCCTCGCGGAGATCGTCGAGAACGCCGCACAGTTCTCACCCCCGCACACCCGCGTGCGTGTCACCGGCGAACCCGTCGGCAACGGCTACGCGATCGAGGTCGAGGACCGCGGACTCGGCATGGGCCAGGAGACCCTCGCCGAGGCCAACCGCCGCATCGAACAGTCCGAGGCGCTCGACCTCTTCGACAGCGACCGGCTCGGCTTGTTCGTGGTCAGCAGGCTCGCGGCCCGCCATGGCATCAAGGTGCACCTGCGTACCTCGCCCTACGGCGGTACCACCGCGGTCGTCCTGCTGCCCACCGCCCTGCTGCACAGCGGCGCGGAGGAACGTTCCCCTCGCAGGACCGCCGATCCTGAACGCGAGTACGCGCGTGTGCCCGCCGCCGTCCGCCTCCAGGAGTCCGTCCACGCGTCGGTCGACCGGCCCGCCCTGGTGGCGCCCGCGCCGACCGTGGCGGAGAACACCGCGACGGCCAGGGCGGAGAGCACCGCGACGGCGAGGGCGGAGGCGGCGAGCGACACCCCGCCCCCCGGAGTCGCCACCTTGCGTCTGCACCGCCCCCCGGAGGACACCCCCGCACCGGAGGCGGACACCTCGGACGACCTCCCGCGCCGGGTCCGGCAGGCAAACCTGGCTCCTCAGCTGCGTGCGCCGCGCACCGAGGAATCCGAGCCTCAGCCCGGCCCCCGGGGCGAGGACCGGCGCACCCCCGAGCTCGTACGGGACCGTATGGCGGCCTACCGCGACGGCTGGGCACGCGGCGGCGGCCGACGGCCCGGCCGCGGCGCCGCCCCGGAGCCCCGCGCGGCAAGAGACAGCAGCGAAGGAGACCCCGCATGA
- a CDS encoding roadblock/LC7 domain-containing protein, whose product MIQDPGMRAAQRSGELDWLLDDLVLRVSEVRHAVVLSNDGLAVGSSTDLRREDAEHLAAVASGFHSLAKGAGRHFGAGGVRQTMVEMDDGFLFVAAAGDGSCLALLTGVTADIGLVAYEMARLVKRVGEHLYTAPRMAARPPAG is encoded by the coding sequence ATGATCCAGGACCCGGGCATGAGGGCCGCACAGCGGTCCGGCGAACTCGACTGGCTGCTGGACGACCTGGTGCTGCGCGTCAGCGAGGTACGGCACGCCGTGGTGCTGTCCAACGACGGTCTCGCCGTCGGCTCGTCGACCGACCTGCGCCGCGAGGACGCGGAACACCTCGCCGCGGTCGCCTCCGGCTTCCACAGCCTGGCCAAGGGCGCCGGGCGCCACTTCGGCGCGGGCGGGGTCCGGCAGACGATGGTCGAGATGGACGACGGCTTCCTGTTCGTGGCCGCCGCGGGCGACGGCTCCTGCCTCGCCCTCCTCACCGGCGTCACCGCCGACATCGGGCTCGTCGCCTACGAGATGGCCCGACTGGTCAAACGCGTGGGTGAGCACCTGTACACCGCGCCGCGGATGGCCGCGCGGCCACCGGCCGGATGA
- a CDS encoding DUF742 domain-containing protein, with amino-acid sequence MTEDMTGAPREQGSQWYDGEAGPLVRPYAMTGGRTKPGPTGVRFDLIALVTLDTAAPTPGEDTSLGPEHRALIELCRVETQSVAELAAGADLPLGVVRVLLGDLLELGCVIVSRPVPPAQLPDERILREVIEGLRAL; translated from the coding sequence ATGACGGAGGACATGACGGGCGCCCCGCGCGAGCAGGGCAGCCAGTGGTACGACGGCGAGGCCGGGCCCCTCGTCCGCCCGTACGCCATGACGGGCGGACGGACCAAGCCCGGCCCCACCGGGGTGCGTTTCGACCTCATCGCCCTCGTCACCCTGGACACGGCGGCACCCACGCCCGGCGAGGACACCTCACTGGGGCCGGAGCATCGGGCACTGATCGAACTGTGCCGCGTCGAGACCCAGTCGGTCGCCGAACTCGCCGCGGGCGCGGATCTGCCCCTGGGCGTGGTGCGCGTGCTGCTCGGCGACCTCCTGGAACTCGGCTGTGTCATCGTCAGCCGTCCCGTGCCGCCCGCACAGCTTCCTGACGAACGGATTCTGCGCGAGGTCATCGAGGGACTGCGAGCTCTGTAG
- a CDS encoding GTP-binding protein: MVSEHSDAQGGEPTALALKILVAGGFGVGKTTLVGAVSEIRPLRTEELLSEAGQLVDDTDGVDQKVTTTVAMDFGRITIRSGLSLYLFGTPGQDRFWFLWDELSQGALGAVVLADTRRLEDCFPAVDYFEHRHIPFVVAVNCFSGARTYGAQDVSRALDLDGGTPVVLCDARDRDSGKEVLIRLVEYAGRMHTARLLDSVG, translated from the coding sequence ATGGTCTCCGAGCACTCCGATGCCCAGGGCGGCGAGCCGACCGCGCTGGCGTTGAAGATACTGGTCGCCGGTGGGTTCGGCGTGGGCAAGACCACCCTGGTGGGCGCGGTCAGCGAGATCAGGCCGCTGCGGACCGAGGAACTGCTCAGCGAGGCAGGCCAGTTGGTGGACGACACCGACGGCGTGGACCAGAAGGTCACGACGACGGTCGCCATGGACTTCGGCCGCATCACCATCCGCTCCGGTCTCTCCCTCTATCTCTTCGGCACCCCCGGGCAGGACCGTTTCTGGTTCCTGTGGGACGAGCTGTCGCAGGGGGCCCTCGGCGCCGTCGTCCTCGCGGACACCCGACGTCTTGAGGACTGCTTCCCCGCGGTCGACTACTTCGAGCACCGGCACATCCCGTTCGTGGTGGCCGTCAACTGCTTCTCGGGCGCCCGCACCTACGGCGCCCAGGACGTCTCGCGCGCCCTCGATCTGGACGGCGGGACTCCGGTGGTGCTGTGCGACGCCCGGGACCGGGACTCGGGGAAGGAGGTGCTGATCCGGCTCGTCGAGTACGCCGGGCGGATGCACACCGCCCGGCTCCTCGACTCGGTGGGCTGA
- a CDS encoding roadblock/LC7 domain-containing protein → MAQNQGLGWLLDDLTERVDHVRHALVLSNDGLVAGASTGLRREDAEHLAAVASGLHSLAKGSGRHFGAGRVRQTMVEFDDAVLFVTAAGTGSCLCVLSGAQADIGQIAYEMTLLVNRVGEHLGVDVRQPERSPAADL, encoded by the coding sequence ATGGCGCAGAACCAGGGACTCGGCTGGCTGCTGGACGATCTGACCGAGCGCGTCGACCATGTCCGGCACGCGTTGGTGCTGTCCAACGACGGCCTGGTCGCGGGGGCCAGCACGGGTCTGCGGCGCGAGGACGCCGAGCACCTCGCCGCCGTCGCGTCCGGACTGCACAGCCTGGCCAAGGGTTCCGGCCGGCACTTCGGCGCGGGCAGAGTCCGTCAGACGATGGTCGAGTTCGACGACGCGGTGCTGTTCGTCACCGCCGCGGGCACCGGCAGCTGCCTGTGCGTGCTCAGCGGCGCGCAGGCCGACATCGGTCAGATCGCCTACGAGATGACCCTCCTCGTCAACCGGGTCGGCGAGCACCTCGGCGTGGATGTCCGCCAGCCCGAGCGGAGCCCGGCCGCAGACCTCTGA
- a CDS encoding DUF6397 family protein encodes MAGSTLTRPQQLSFTPGRAARELGLKRNEFDLAVHLGHIRTVPDEGGGGPRVARSETDRVRAADGFPEALLKRVRVVGTTEGAEAMDIPVGRFTRLARLGVVTPVRFYLNRYRAVVWLYLAEELAQFAADEQNTALLHARRMPEGMRGLLDEGVDLRPRNWRARHREFLLRSADGPWESAGALAAFLDPVEIAELVRDPYERSYLNRFRPTPPHQGAPGTPAAHLTERIMTADDPDEISRLRRDLAQALEDARTVRPAPRPAGEQRPSATPPPPPPDEPAQHEAPRGLLGWLRRRSA; translated from the coding sequence ATGGCAGGCAGCACCCTCACCAGGCCCCAGCAGCTCTCGTTCACTCCGGGCCGCGCGGCCCGGGAACTGGGCCTCAAGCGGAACGAGTTCGACCTGGCGGTCCATCTCGGCCATATCCGGACCGTCCCCGACGAAGGCGGAGGGGGCCCAAGGGTCGCCCGCTCCGAGACCGACCGGGTGCGTGCCGCGGACGGCTTCCCCGAAGCGCTCCTGAAGCGCGTGCGGGTCGTCGGCACCACCGAGGGCGCGGAGGCCATGGACATCCCCGTCGGCCGCTTCACCCGGTTGGCGCGCCTGGGTGTGGTGACTCCGGTGCGCTTCTATCTCAACCGGTACCGCGCCGTCGTCTGGCTCTATCTCGCCGAGGAACTCGCCCAGTTCGCCGCCGACGAGCAGAACACCGCGCTCCTGCACGCCCGTCGCATGCCCGAAGGAATGCGGGGCCTGCTGGACGAGGGCGTGGACCTGCGTCCGCGCAACTGGCGTGCCCGGCACCGGGAGTTCCTGCTGCGGTCGGCCGACGGCCCGTGGGAGAGCGCCGGAGCCCTCGCCGCCTTCCTCGACCCCGTCGAGATCGCGGAGCTCGTCCGCGACCCGTACGAGCGCTCCTATCTGAACCGCTTCCGGCCGACGCCACCGCACCAGGGCGCACCGGGCACGCCCGCCGCGCACCTCACCGAGCGGATCATGACGGCCGACGACCCGGACGAGATCAGCCGGCTGCGGCGTGATCTCGCCCAAGCCCTGGAGGACGCCCGGACGGTCCGGCCCGCGCCACGCCCCGCGGGGGAACAGCGGCCGAGCGCGACACCGCCACCGCCCCCGCCCGACGAGCCCGCGCAGCACGAGGCACCCCGAGGGCTGCTGGGCTGGCTGCGCCGCAGAAGCGCGTGA
- a CDS encoding acyl-CoA thioesterase, whose amino-acid sequence MTTNPAERLVDLLDLEQIEVNIFRGRSPQESLQRVFGGQVAGQALVAAARTTEGDRPVHSLHAYFLRPGRPGVPIVYQVERVRDGRSFTTRRVTAVQQGRTIFNLTASFHKPEEGSFEHQLPPARKVPDPESLPTVTEEIREHLGALPEQLERMARRQPFDIRYVDRLRWTPEEVKDAEPRSAVWMRAVGPLGDDPVVHTCALTYASDMTLLDAVRIPVEPLWGPRSFDIASLDHAMWFHRPFRADEWFLYDQESPIATGGRGLARGRIYDVEGHLLVSVVQEGLFRAL is encoded by the coding sequence ATGACGACGAACCCGGCCGAGCGCCTGGTCGACCTGCTCGACCTGGAGCAGATCGAGGTCAACATCTTCCGTGGCCGCAGCCCGCAGGAGTCCTTGCAGCGGGTCTTCGGCGGGCAGGTCGCGGGGCAGGCGCTGGTCGCCGCCGCCCGCACCACCGAGGGCGACCGGCCGGTGCACTCGCTGCACGCGTACTTCCTGCGTCCCGGGCGGCCGGGCGTGCCGATCGTGTACCAGGTCGAACGGGTGCGGGACGGCCGGTCGTTCACCACCCGCCGGGTCACCGCCGTGCAGCAGGGCCGCACGATCTTCAATCTCACCGCCTCCTTTCACAAGCCTGAGGAAGGGTCGTTCGAGCATCAGCTGCCGCCGGCGCGCAAGGTCCCGGATCCCGAGTCCCTGCCGACGGTCACGGAGGAGATCCGTGAGCATCTGGGGGCACTGCCGGAGCAGTTGGAACGGATGGCGCGCCGTCAGCCCTTCGACATCCGCTATGTGGACCGGCTGCGCTGGACGCCCGAGGAGGTCAAGGACGCCGAACCGCGCAGCGCGGTGTGGATGCGCGCGGTCGGGCCGCTCGGGGACGACCCGGTCGTGCACACCTGCGCGCTGACGTACGCCAGCGACATGACGCTCCTGGACGCCGTACGCATCCCGGTCGAGCCCCTGTGGGGTCCGCGCAGCTTCGACATCGCCTCGTTGGATCACGCCATGTGGTTCCACCGGCCGTTCCGCGCGGACGAGTGGTTCCTGTACGACCAGGAGTCCCCGATCGCGACCGGCGGGCGAGGTCTGGCGCGTGGGCGGATCTACGACGTGGAGGGCCACCTGCTGGTGTCCGTCGTCCAGGAAGGGCTGTTCCGGGCGCTGTAG
- a CDS encoding DEAD/DEAH box helicase: MTLIDQLPQTADPDALYEAFESWAGERGLTLYPHQEEALIEVVSGANVIVSTPTGSGKSMIAAAAHFAALARDEVTFYTAPIKALVSEKFFELCKIFGTENVGMLTGDASVNADAPVICCTAEVLASIALRDGKQADVGQVVMDEFHFYAEGDRGWAWQIPILELPQAQFILMSATLGDVSMFEEDLTRRTGRPTAVVRSATRPVPLSYEYKFTPLTETLTELLQTKQAPVYIVHFTQAQAVERAQALMSINMCSKEEKEQIADLIGNFRFTTKFGRNLSRYVRHGIGVHHAGMLPKYRRLVEKLAQAGLLKVICGTDTLGVGVNVPIRTVLFTALTKYDGNRVRTLRNREFHQIAGRAGRAGFDTAGFVVAQAPEHVVENEKALAKAGDDPKKRRKVVRKKAPEGFVAWTENTFDKLIASDPEPLTSRFRVTHTMLLSVIARPGNAFDAMRHLLEDNHEPRKQQLKHIRRAIAIYRSLLDGGIVEKLDEPDASGRIVRLTVDLQQDFALNQPLSTFALAAFELLDPESPSYALDMVSVVESTLDDPRQILVAQLNKAKGEAVAAMKADGIEYEERMERLQDISYPKPLEELLFHAYDTYRKSHPWVGDHPLSPKSVIRDMYERAMSFTELVSFYELARTEGIVLRYLASAYKTLDHNIPDDLKSEDLQDLIEWLGEMVRQVDSSLLDEWEQLANPEVMTAEEAQERADEVKPVTTNARAFRVLVRNAMFRRVELAALDQVEELGELDGEAGWDADAWGEAMDKYWDEYDDLGTGPDARGPKLLIIEEEPENRLWRVRQIFDDPNDDHDWGVSAEVDLTASDAEGRAVVRVTAVGQL; this comes from the coding sequence GTGACCCTCATCGATCAGCTGCCGCAGACCGCAGACCCCGACGCCCTCTACGAAGCCTTCGAGTCGTGGGCCGGGGAGCGCGGGCTCACGCTCTACCCCCATCAGGAGGAGGCGCTGATCGAGGTGGTCTCCGGGGCGAACGTGATCGTGTCGACGCCCACCGGCTCCGGCAAGAGCATGATCGCGGCGGCCGCGCACTTCGCCGCGCTCGCCCGTGACGAGGTCACCTTCTACACGGCTCCGATCAAGGCGCTGGTCTCGGAGAAGTTCTTCGAGCTGTGCAAGATCTTCGGCACCGAGAACGTCGGCATGCTCACCGGCGACGCCTCCGTCAACGCCGACGCCCCCGTCATCTGCTGCACCGCCGAGGTGCTCGCGTCGATCGCGCTGCGCGACGGCAAGCAGGCGGACGTCGGCCAGGTGGTGATGGACGAGTTCCACTTCTACGCGGAGGGCGACCGGGGCTGGGCCTGGCAGATCCCGATCCTGGAGCTGCCGCAGGCGCAGTTCATCCTGATGTCGGCCACGCTCGGCGACGTCTCGATGTTCGAAGAGGACCTCACCCGGCGCACCGGCCGTCCGACGGCGGTGGTCCGCTCGGCGACCCGTCCGGTACCGCTCTCCTACGAGTACAAGTTCACTCCGCTCACCGAGACGCTCACCGAGCTCCTCCAGACCAAGCAGGCGCCGGTCTACATCGTGCACTTCACACAGGCGCAGGCCGTGGAGCGGGCGCAGGCGCTGATGAGCATCAACATGTGCTCGAAGGAGGAGAAGGAGCAGATCGCCGACCTCATCGGCAACTTCCGCTTCACCACCAAGTTCGGCCGCAACCTCTCCCGTTACGTACGGCACGGCATCGGGGTCCATCACGCCGGCATGCTGCCCAAGTACCGGCGTCTGGTGGAGAAGCTCGCGCAGGCCGGTCTGCTGAAGGTCATCTGCGGCACCGACACGCTCGGCGTGGGCGTCAACGTCCCCATCCGCACCGTGCTGTTCACGGCCCTCACCAAGTACGACGGCAACCGTGTCCGCACCCTGCGCAACCGCGAGTTCCACCAGATCGCCGGCCGCGCCGGGCGGGCCGGCTTCGACACGGCGGGCTTCGTCGTCGCCCAGGCGCCCGAGCACGTCGTCGAGAACGAGAAGGCGCTCGCCAAGGCCGGCGACGACCCGAAGAAGCGCCGCAAGGTGGTCCGCAAGAAGGCGCCGGAGGGCTTCGTCGCCTGGACGGAGAACACCTTCGACAAGCTCATCGCCTCCGACCCCGAGCCGCTGACGTCCCGCTTCCGGGTCACGCACACGATGCTGCTGTCGGTGATCGCCCGCCCCGGCAACGCCTTCGACGCGATGCGGCATCTGTTGGAGGACAACCACGAGCCGCGCAAGCAGCAGCTCAAGCACATCCGGCGGGCGATCGCCATCTACCGCTCGCTGCTGGACGGCGGCATCGTCGAGAAGCTGGACGAGCCGGACGCCAGCGGTCGTATCGTCCGGCTCACCGTGGACCTCCAGCAGGACTTCGCGCTGAACCAGCCGCTGTCCACCTTCGCGCTCGCCGCGTTCGAGCTCCTCGACCCCGAATCGCCGTCCTACGCCCTGGACATGGTCTCCGTCGTCGAGTCGACGCTGGACGACCCGCGGCAGATCCTCGTCGCCCAGTTGAACAAGGCGAAGGGCGAGGCCGTCGCCGCGATGAAGGCCGACGGCATCGAGTACGAGGAGCGGATGGAGCGTCTCCAGGACATCTCGTACCCGAAGCCGCTGGAGGAGCTGCTCTTCCACGCGTACGACACCTACCGCAAGAGCCACCCCTGGGTCGGCGACCATCCGCTCTCCCCGAAGTCCGTCATCCGTGACATGTACGAACGGGCGATGTCCTTCACGGAGTTGGTGTCCTTCTACGAGCTCGCCCGGACCGAGGGCATCGTGCTGCGCTACCTCGCGAGCGCCTACAAGACCCTCGACCACAACATCCCGGACGACCTCAAGTCGGAGGATCTCCAGGATCTGATCGAGTGGCTCGGCGAGATGGTCCGCCAGGTCGACTCCAGTCTGCTCGACGAGTGGGAGCAGCTCGCCAACCCGGAGGTGATGACCGCCGAGGAGGCCCAGGAGCGGGCCGACGAGGTCAAGCCGGTCACCACCAACGCGCGCGCCTTCCGGGTCCTGGTCCGCAACGCCATGTTCCGCCGGGTCGAGCTCGCCGCCCTGGACCAGGTCGAGGAGCTCGGCGAGTTGGACGGCGAGGCCGGCTGGGACGCCGACGCGTGGGGCGAGGCCATGGACAAGTACTGGGACGAGTACGACGACCTCGGCACCGGCCCCGACGCCCGCGGCCCCAAGCTGCTCATCATCGAGGAGGAACCGGAGAACCGTCTGTGGCGCGTCCGGCAGATCTTCGACGACCCGAACGACGACCACGACTGGGGCGTCAGCGCGGAGGTCGACCTGACGGCATCCGACGCCGAGGGCCGCGCGGTCGTCCGGGTCACCGCCGTCGGCCAGCTGTGA
- a CDS encoding metal-dependent hydrolase, giving the protein MMGPAHSLSGAAAWLGVGAAAAAAGHAMPWPVLLAGALICAGAALAPDLDHKAATISRAFGPISRGLCEIVDKLSYAVYKATKKQGDPRRSGGHRTLTHTWLWAVLIGAGASVAAITGGRWAVLAILFVHMVLAIEGLLWRATRGSSADVLVWLLAATSAWIIAGVLDKPGNGSGWLFTDPGQEYLWLGLPIVLGALVHDIGDALTVSGCPILWPIPVGRKRWYPIGPPKAMRFRAGSWVELKVLMPAFMLLGGVGCAAALNFI; this is encoded by the coding sequence ATGATGGGGCCAGCACACTCACTGTCGGGGGCCGCGGCCTGGCTCGGGGTCGGAGCGGCGGCCGCCGCGGCGGGGCACGCGATGCCCTGGCCGGTCCTGCTGGCCGGGGCGCTGATCTGCGCGGGAGCCGCGCTCGCTCCCGATCTCGACCACAAGGCGGCCACCATCTCGCGGGCCTTCGGGCCCATCTCGCGCGGGCTGTGCGAGATCGTCGACAAGCTCTCCTACGCCGTCTACAAGGCCACCAAGAAGCAGGGCGATCCGCGTCGCTCCGGCGGGCACCGCACGCTGACCCACACCTGGCTGTGGGCCGTCCTGATCGGCGCGGGCGCCTCGGTCGCGGCGATCACCGGTGGCCGCTGGGCCGTCCTCGCGATCCTCTTCGTGCACATGGTGCTCGCCATCGAGGGCCTGCTGTGGCGGGCGACCCGCGGCTCCAGCGCCGACGTCCTGGTCTGGCTGCTGGCCGCGACCAGCGCGTGGATCATCGCCGGGGTCCTGGACAAGCCGGGCAACGGCTCGGGCTGGCTGTTCACGGACCCGGGGCAGGAGTACCTGTGGCTGGGGCTGCCGATCGTGCTCGGCGCGCTGGTCCACGACATCGGGGACGCCCTGACGGTGTCGGGCTGCCCGATCCTGTGGCCGATCCCGGTGGGCCGCAAGCGCTGGTACCCGATCGGGCCGCCCAAGGCCATGCGGTTCCGGGCCGGCAGCTGGGTCGAGCTGAAGGTGCTGATGCCGGCGTTCATGCTGCTCGGCGGGGTGGGCTGCGCGGCGGCGCTGAACTTCATCTGA
- a CDS encoding type B 50S ribosomal protein L31, which produces MQQDKHPDYRSVVFRDRTAGYAFLTRSTATSDQTIDWDDGETYPVVDVEISSESHPFYTGKARTVDTEGRVARFGRRYGGGAEPGTEG; this is translated from the coding sequence ATGCAGCAGGACAAGCACCCCGACTACCGCTCGGTCGTCTTCCGTGACCGGACCGCCGGGTACGCCTTCCTGACCCGGTCGACCGCCACGAGCGACCAGACCATCGACTGGGACGACGGCGAGACCTACCCCGTGGTCGACGTCGAGATCTCCTCGGAGAGCCACCCCTTCTACACCGGCAAGGCCCGGACGGTGGACACGGAGGGCCGGGTCGCCCGCTTCGGGCGGCGCTACGGAGGCGGAGCCGAGCCGGGCACCGAGGGCTGA
- a CDS encoding DUF5709 domain-containing protein, with protein MNSADGWGDDVYQPDGSEIQEDSGLLDVEDTLEDDGVDDPLDRGWSPPDRPWAVEHTGVTAAERRQGESLEQRLAEETPDVLAPDGDGIGDCDGTDGELLDNEVGARRSGRLVAPDEGAHEDEESALIATDVGIDGAAASAEEAAMHIVDEDALSG; from the coding sequence GTGAACAGCGCCGACGGATGGGGAGACGACGTCTACCAGCCCGACGGATCCGAGATCCAGGAGGACTCCGGGCTGCTCGACGTGGAGGACACTCTGGAGGACGACGGTGTCGATGACCCTCTCGACCGGGGCTGGTCCCCTCCGGACCGACCATGGGCGGTGGAGCACACCGGCGTGACGGCCGCCGAGCGGCGGCAGGGCGAGAGCCTGGAGCAACGGCTCGCCGAGGAGACGCCGGATGTCCTCGCCCCCGACGGCGACGGCATCGGCGACTGTGACGGCACCGACGGCGAACTCCTGGACAACGAGGTCGGCGCCCGTCGCTCCGGCCGTCTCGTCGCACCCGACGAAGGTGCCCACGAGGACGAGGAGAGCGCCCTGATCGCCACGGACGTGGGCATCGACGGCGCCGCCGCCTCCGCCGAGGAGGCCGCGATGCACATCGTCGACGAGGACGCCCTGTCCGGCTGA